The genome window AGTCATCAATCATTTTCTGTTAAAAAATTTCCAGATACAGAAAAGAAAAATCAGCAATGCTCACCCAAAACGATTCATTCGCAGACAGCTTTGCTTAGCGACGAGTCGATCGTTTTTTACGACCCACATAAAGCTTCCGCGCTCCTTTCGTCGCCGGGGCTGTCGGTTCCTGCTGTGATTTCAGCTCATACAACTCGTCACGAAGAAGTGCCGCCCGCTCAAACTCCAGCTTGGCAGCTGCATCGAGCATCTCCTGCTCAATTTCCCGGATTGCCTGATTGACGTCATAGCTTTCCCCCGTCTCACAAACAACCATCTCCTCGACTTCTTCCGCACCTTGCTTCAGCGTTTTCAGACTGTCCGCAATCTCTTTCTGAATGGCCTGCGGCACAACACCGTGCTCCTCATTATAAGCCATCTGTCTCTCACGTCTGCGGTTCGTGACATCAATCATTCGCTGCATCGAGCCGGTGATGTTATCGGCATACATAATCACTCGGCCCTCAATATGGCGAGCGGCACGGCCTGCAGTCTGTACCAACGCGGTTTCGGAACGCAGAAAGCCTTCCTTATCCGCATCGAGAATGGCGACCAATGATACCTCCGGCAGGTCGAGGCCTTCGCGAAGCAGGTTGATCCCAATCAGGCAGTCAAACTCCGCCTTGCGCAATCCGCGCAGAATCTCGACCCGCTCAATGGCATCAATGTCCGAATGCAGATACTGCACGCGCAAATCGACTTTCTTCAGGTAATCAGTCAAATCCTCGGCCGTCCGTTTCGTCAACGTGGTCACCAGCGTCCGCTCGCCACGCTCGGCGCGCGAGCGGATTTCCTCCATGACATCGTCAATCTGCCCAGAAAGCGGACGAACTTCAACCGGCGGGTCGATAATGCCGGTCGGACGAATCACCTGCTCTACCGGAGTCCCGGATTTCTGAACCTCGAACGGACCTGGCGTCGCCGTCGTAAAGATCATCTGCCCGGTGATATCCATAAATTCATTAAATTCAAGCGGACGGTTATCCAGCGCAGACGGAAGACGAAACCCGTGTTCAACCAAGGTCCGCTTGCGAGCCTGGTCTCCGTTAAACATGCCTCGAACCTGAGGAAGCGTCACATGGGACTCATCGATAACGGTCAGGAAATTATCTGGGAAATAGTCGATCAGGCAGGCGGGCCGATCGCCCGCCTGCCGGCCGCCGAGGTGGCGGGAATAGTTTTCGATGCCTCCGCAATAGCCGATCTCACGCATCATTTCGATATCGTACGCCGTGCGCATCCGGATGCGCTGGGCCTCAATCAGCTTGTCGCGCTGCTCAAACCATTTCACCCGTTCCTCCAGCTCTGCCTCAATTCGAGCGATTGCCGGCTCCAGTTTTTCGGCGGGCATCACAAAATGCTTCGCCGGAGAAATCGTGATGCGATCCATGTTTTCCTCGATCTCTCCAGTCAAAGGATCAATCCGTTTAATCGAATCCACTTCATCTCCGAAGAACTCCACCCGAATTCCATGCGTCGCGTAGGAAGGGAAAATATCAACCGTATCGCCGCGCACCCGAAAGGTTCCCGGCTGCGGTTCATAGTCGTTGCGGTCATACTGAATGCTGACCAGCTTTTCGAGCACATCATCCCGCCCAAAGGTCTCTCCGGCATGCGCCGAAAGCACCATTTCGCGGTAATCTTCCGGCGAACCAAGACCATAAATACAGGAAACTGAGGCAACAATAATCACATCATCACGACCGAGCAGACTGTCGGTTGCCGCCAGCCGCAGCCGCTCGATCTCTGAATTGATTGAGGCATCCTTCTCAATAAATGTATCTGTTTGAGGGATATAAGCTTCAGGCTGATAGTAATCGTAATAGGAAATAAAGAATTCTACGGCATTATGCGGAAAAAAGGACTTCAGCTCGGCATAAAGCTGAGCCGCCAGAGTCTTGTTATGCGAAATCACCAATGCAGGCCGCTTTTGGCGGGCAATGACATTTGCGATTGTAAAGGTTTTCCCCGAACCGGTCACACCTTCCAGGGTTTGGAAACGCCGCCCTGTTTCCAGTCCTGCACACAAAGCATCAATCGCCGCAGGCTGATCTCCGGTCGGTTTATAAGCCGAAACAAGCTGATAAGGATACTTCATTGCCTGTAGAATACGTCGTTTTTCCAAGGGTTGGAAGCCACAGCACAAAACAATCTGCGGTATTTCCAAAGATTGGGCACTCTTGTGCTGCAGGAGGTGTTTGAGTTCGCTTATTTTACTGTTTGTTTGGCACAGGCTTTGCTATTTTACACAAATACTATTTAAGGAGAGTCGAGTTATGAAAAAAGCATTTACCCTGATCGAAATTATGATGGTTGTCGCCATCATCGCCCTGCTTTCAGCAATCGGAATTCCCGCTCTGCTCCACTCCCATGAAGGAGCAAAAGAACAGGTTAAAGAGGTCAACATCGACACGGTCAATGCAGCGAAAGACCAATGGGCACTGCTCAATAACAAGCCGGCGGGCACAACCGTTAACTGGGACGACATCAAGTACTATATCGGCGGAAGGATTGAATACCAGACCGATCTCGATGTTAATGGAGATACGATTATCCTGAACAATGTCGGCATTTCCGCAAAATACCCATGATTACTCACCGGGAGATGCTTCCAGGACGGTTCGAACCGCAGTCACCAACCCGTTGTTCTGGAACGGCTTCTTAATAAAACCGGTGTGCGGGATCTGCTCAAAACGGGCCATCACCTCTTCCCGCGGATACCCGCTCATAAACAGCACGGGCACTTTGGGGTTGATGTGCCGGATTCTCATAACAGCTTCCTGCCCGTTTAAGCCCGGCATATTCACATCCATCAGCAGGAATGTGATATCGCCGGCATATTCGGTATACAGATCGACGGCCTTCATTCCGTTCGATGCAGTCAGTACGCGGAACCCCAACCGCTCCAGGAGTGCATTGGTTACATCCAGAATGGCTTCTTCGTCATCTGCAATCAAAGCTGTTCCGAACCCTCGCCAATCGGAAGCCTCTCCGCCAAAAATACAGACTTCATCTTCCCGCGCCTGTTTCTCAACCGGGAAATACACTCGGAAAACAGTCCCTCTGCCGAGATCACTCTTTACTTCCACCGATCCGTTATGGCGCTCAACGGCATTCAGAAGTGACGCCAATCCAAGCCCCCGACCACTGACCTTTGTGGTGAAAAGAGGATTGAAAATTTTCTGACGGGTTTTTTCATCCATCCCGGAACCGGTATCAGAAACCTCAAGACGCACATAGGGTCCTTCCGGAGAACTGCCCATCGGATACACATCTTTCAGCTCGCCCGCTCTCAGATGCACCTTGTGAATACTGATGGCAATCACACCTTCACGATCTCCAATGGCTTCCGAGGCATTGGTGATCAGATTCATAGCCACCTGGCGAATCTGAGACACATCTCCCCGAACGAACGGAATATCATCTTTCAGGCAGTATTCAATTTTTACCTTCTTGGAAATCGAAACATCAAGCAATGCGCCCATCTCCCGAACAACGGAGGAAAGGTTGATACTGCTGACAACCAATGTGGTCTTCCCTGTATAAACCAGCATCTGGTTCGCCAGTTCAGCGGCCCGCAGAGTCGTTCTCTTAATCTCATCGAGAACGCTGTCATCTGTTCCTCCGCACTCAAGCAGAGCCAGTTCGGCATTTCCCAGCACCACCGTCATCAGGTTGTTGAAGTCGTGCGCAATTCCGCTGGCCAGCAACCCGAGCCCGGCCATTTTCTGACTTTCCTGAAATTTACGCTCCAAGATCCGCACGCTGTCTTCAAGCCGTGTAATCTGTGTCACATCACGGACCGACCCGCTCACAACAGCCGCTTTTCCGGACTCATCGTAGCTGATATACAAATGATCGCTCATCGAACGGCACAGACCATCTTTATGGATTAAGCGATACTCAATCACTCCCTGCCAATCATCTGCTTTCGAACGACTCTGAAGTTCCGACATCAACCGAAAAACAGTTTCCTGATCATCCGGATGAATAAGCTGAAGCCTGTCCTTAAAACTCAATGCGTCCAGCTCCTCGGCGGTCAAACCGGTAAGGCTGAAACAGGCCGGACTCAGAAATTCAAATTTCTGTGCCCTGATATCATATTTATAAATGGCTTCACGCGAATGCTGCAAAACCTGTCGCAACTGAGCCTGAGCCTGTTCACATCCATACGCACTCCTGCGCATGCTTGCATTGCGCCGCAGATGCACGACTCCCCAAACCAGTGCCGCACCGCAGACAAAAGTCCATAGAGCCATATAATGAAGCGCCACCGAGTCATACATAACCGGAAGAGCAGCGGACCCACACACATTGTAAACAGGACTGATCAGGCTCATGCCTCCTCTTTCTTTTTCAGCATCGGCTCCACATGCTTCTTATAGCAGGCCGGACAGATTGAATGGCTGAACTCAACATCCGAAAACCGTGTGATATAACTTTCCACCTGCTCCCAGTAGTCATCATCGTTCCGGATTTTGTTGCAATAGGAACAAATCGGAAGCAGGCCGCGCAGCTGTTTCACATCCTCCAGAGCCGACTCCAGCTGATGCACCTTTTTGGCAAGCATGCGCTCCAAACCAATCACCCGAACGCCCACATCGATTCGAGACCGCAGTTCGCGTCCGACAAAAGGCTTGGTTACATAATCATCGGCACCTGCATTCAATCCCTCAATCAGATTATCAACGCCCTGTCGGGCGCTCAGGATGATCAGATAAAAATATTCTTCCGGAAATCTATCACGAACCCGGCGGCAAAGCTCCGGTCCCTCCATCTCCGGCATCAGCCAGTCAATAATGCACATCCGCGGCGGATCAGGCTCGCAAAGCCGCAGCCACGCAGCATCTCCATTCGGAAAAGCCTCCACTTCAAAACCCCACTGGCTCAGCACCTTTTCAAGCCGCATTCGGGTCACTTTATCATCCTCTGCAATCAAAACACGCATAGGCACTCCATATAAATCGAACTTAGCCTACTGGAAGGACTGCAACAAGCCACATTTCCAATGCTCGGAAAATTCTACACCACCATAAACTGCACGGCATGAGCCCATCCGAGATCCAACTGTTTAAGCTGCATCGTCAGCCTCACCCGTTCTTCGATCTGATCAGTGCGCTGCCGCCTTGCCTTTAATGCACTGCGCCAAAGCTTCATAACCACATCCTGCGCCGCCGCAGCCGGTGAAGCGTCCTTACCCAGCAGTCGGGAGTCCTCCATCTGAATTCGCACCGCCAGCTTTTGCACCGCCGCTCGTCCTTCCGGGATCCGCTCCAGCAGATTTTGCGAATCATCCAGCAGCAGCTCATAAACCAGCCGACAGTCAGAATCCGTCACATACTCCGGCGGAAGATGGTCGGCAACAACGGGAAAAACCTCTTCATGATAAAGACAGAGGAGCTGAGTCAAGGCAACCTCCACCGGCGGATGGGAGACTTGGACAGCAACCGGTTTCGATTCAGAAACATCTGACTTTGCAGGCGTCACTGTTCGTCGCTGATGTCGGCTCATATCGCGCCGCAAAGCTGACTGCGAAAGCCCCAGCCGTTCCGCCGCGCGCTGAACCATCCGATCTCGCTGCACCGCTCCGGAAGCACACGCTATCAGATTCTGCACCGCCCGCGATGTACGCATCAGACCGGCATCCGTTCTGAGATTTTCCGTTTTCGCCGACGTATCGATCAGAAAATCAAGCGCGGACACTGCGGAGTTTACTTTCGCCATAAATGCATCCGGCCCCTGCGAAAGAATCAGAGAGTCGGGATCTTCCCCCGCCGGAAGTGACGCCACACGCACACTCAGCTCCTCAGCAATAAATGCTTCCGAAGACCGCAGCGCCGCTTTCTGCCCCGCAGCATCGGCATCGAGCACCAGAATCACCTCATCCGCATAACGGCGAATCATCCGACCGTGATCAGACGTCAGCGCGGTTCCCTGAGAAGCCACCACGTTCGTTACGCCGGCTTCATGGCAGCGAATACAATCCAGCTGGCCTTCCACCACAATCGCAGTACGTTTATCTGCCATTGCCCGGCGTGCTTTATCAATCCCGAACAATACCCGGCTTTTACGGAACAAAGGTGTCTCGGGACTGTTCACATACTTACCACCCCGGTCATTCGGATCAATCAGCCGACCGCTGAATCCAATCACCCGCCCCGCCTCGTCAAGAATCGGGAACATCAGCCGCTTGCGAAAACGGTCATAAACCGACCCTCGCTCCGAACGAGCTGTCAGCCCGGCCTCCTCCATCAACGCCGACGGGACGTTCTGATGCGCCGCCCATTTTTCAAGCGCATCAAACCGGTCCGGCGCGAATCCGATATTAAATGCCTCCACCGTCTCCGGCTTCAAATTGCGAGTCATAAGGTATGCCCGACCGGCCTCGCCTTCAGGATGTTCGAGCAAGATTTTGTGATAAAGCTGTGCAACGCCTTCATGAATGCGAAACAGTTCGCGCTTATTGGAGCTTCTTCCATCCCCGTCTTCAAAATTCAGCTCCATACCGACCCGGTCCGCCAGCATCTGAAGCGCCGTCAGGAAATCCACCTTTTCGTACTCCTGAACGAACCGGATCACATCGCCACCGGCATCACAGCCGAAACAGTGATAAATCTGGCGGTCCGGACTGATCGTAAACGACGGGGTTTTTTCCTTATGAAACGGGCAAAGCGCCTTAAACCGTCCACCCGCATTTTTCAGAGACAGATAAGAGCCGATCACATCGACGATATCGTTACGCGACCGGATCTCATCAATCGTTTCTCTCGGAATCTGCTTCATTCCGCCGGCACTTCCAGTCTTCCGCCGCTGAAAACCGGCAACTCCAGCACTCTCGGATAAACCCAGGGAGTCAGGCGATCACAGACCCAGCCGCCCACTGCCGACTTTTCAGAAAGCATCACGTATGCCCTTTCCTGAGGCAGCAAACTCAAAGTACACAACACGCTGATCCCAAGAAGCGCGCCGAAAACCATCCCCAGAAGCGCTCCGAGAATTCGGTCAAAAAAGACTCCGACCTGCTCCTTCAAAGCCCGGCGCAGAATGATTTTCAACAGCATAAACAAAAGAAACGCGCTCAGAAGAAGTGCCGCAGCCGTAACGGCCTGAACCGCTGCCGGAGGCAGCGCCGCCCACTGCCGGGCGGCCAACTGTGAAAGTTGGGGGTAAAAAAGACAGGATACTGCCAGCAATACAGCCAGTGTAATCAGTCGGGCCAGTTCACCGGCCAGACCGCGCAGCATGCCCGCCACACCGAACAGCAGCACAAAAACACCGAACAGCACGTCGATCGTATAAAATGTATCTGGAAAACCCATTGTTGCAAACTCCAGCTATTTCTATAGCACAACCGCCCTGCAGAAAACATGCTTTTTCCGAATATTGGAAACACAGCCCACATCTTCGAAAAACAAATCAGCTTACCGGAACAACTTGTCCCATACATTTAAATGTACGGGACAAATAAACATGCAACATATTTTATATAAACATACTACAATTTTTATATACTGATTTATAATCAGATTCACAGATATCCCAATTGTGAAGAACTTAAAAATGAGCTTTTGCCGGCTCCAATGGTCAGATAAATAATCTCCAGATTGGCCAATGTCAGAAAGTCAGGCGAGAGGACAGATGCCGGTTCACAGTAAAACGACCCGGCAAAACAGCGACGCGGCTTGACTGCGCAGGCGGGTTGCCCATAATGTCGCCTTCATTTTCAGGGCGGATTTTTACGTATGATTAAAGTAAGCAATTTGACCAAACGATTTTCCGGCTATACGGCGGTGGATGATATTTCGTTCGAGGTGGACCGAGGAGAAATCATCGGATTCCTAGGCCCCAACGGTGCCGGGAAAACCACAACGATGCGAATGCTGACGGGATTTCTGCATCCGACCCGCGGCAAGATAGAGATTGCCGGATGCAATGTGATGACGAATCCGCTCGAAGCTCGCCGCCACATCGGCTACATGCCGGAAAGCTGCCCGCTTTACACCGAAATGCGCGTTGATGAATACCTGAAATTCCGTGCAAAAATCAAAGAAGTGCCGCGTCGGGACCTCAAGAACCGGCTGGGGGCCGTAAAGGAGCAATGTGGACTGACGCAGGTCGGCGGACGGATCATCGGACAACTGTCCAAGGGGTACCGTCAACGCGTCGGACTGGCCGACAGCCTGCTCAATGAACCTGATCTGCTGATTCTCGATGAACCTACAGCCGGACTTGACCCCAACCAGATCCGCGAGGTGCGCGAACTGATTGGGCGACTGGCGGAACGGCATACGCTGCTGCTTTCCACTCATATTCTCCCGGAGGTGGAAATGGCCTGCAAACGGGTTCTTATTATAGATAAAGGAAAGATCGTTGCATCCGATTCTCCTGAAAGCCTGCAAAAACGCCTGCTGGGCGATGCTCAGATCAGCGCGGATATCCTGGGAGACGCTCAAGTTGTTGAAGACGCCCTGAAGGCTCTTGAATCTGTCGATCTGGTAATCAGTTCTCCGCAAGAAGACGGATGGACCCGTTTTACAATTGATTCAGCCTCGCCGGACATTCGCTGCCACATTTTTGACTGCGTGGTTTCCAATGGCTGGAAACTGCGCGAACTGCATACGGAAAACCGATCTCTGGAAGATCTTTTTGTAACCATTACCCGCGGAAATCCTGTTGTGGAGGAATCCTGATGAGAAGCTTTTTGACCCTTTGGCGGCGGGAGTTTTCCGCGCTGTTCCTCTCGCCAATCGCCTATGTTATGCTGATGTTTTTCCTGCTGGTGACCGGCTGTGGATTTTACTGGCTGATTAAGGAAAATCTTGAGCTGCTCCACTCAATCCAGGGGCTGATGGTCGTCATCTGGGCCTGCATGCTGATTGTGATTCCGATTTTGACTATGCGCTCGTTTGCTGAAGAGCGTAAAAACGGCACATTTGAAACTCTGATGACCGCCCCGGTCAGCGACACCACCGTGGTCGCGGCCAAGTTCATCGGCGTTCTCAGCTTTTTTCTTCTGATGTGTGCACCGACACTAGCCTATCTGGCCATCATCGGCTGGATTAAACCGGACATTATCAGCAACATGGATCCCGGCTGCATTGGCGGTGGGTACCAGATGGTCGCTTTGATTGCATCGGCGTTCATTGCCTTGGGACTGTTCGCTTCAGCACTCACGTCCAACCAGATTATTGCGGCAATTTCCACATTTGCCGTGATGAGCATTCTGTTTTTCGGGGGTCTCTTTGAACCGCATCTTTCAAAAACCCCTTTGGTCCGAGAAGTCGGCAGCTATATGTCAGCGGCTCTGCATCTGATGGAAGCATCCCGCGGCGTATTTGACTCTCGTTCTGTTGTGCTTTATCTCAGCGCAACACTCTTCTTCCTTTTTGCAACCACCAAAGCCGTTTCGGCCAGACGATAAAAAGCCAAATTCCGCCTTATGAAAACCCGCAGACACCGTTTCTGGATTGGACTCAACACCGGCACCGCACTGATTCTGGCTGCCGTCATTGTGCTGATGATCAATTATCTCTCCTATCGGCATTATTACCGGACCGACTGGAGCCGATCCCAGCGTTACACCCTTTCGCCCAAAACCATCAGCCTGCTGGAATCGCTGAAAAGGCCGGTAAATATCACGGTGTTCTTCCAGCCGAGCAATGTTCTCTATGAAGACATTCATAACCTGCTGCGCGAATACCAGTTCCACTCCAAACTGCTGAAT of Tichowtungia aerotolerans contains these proteins:
- the uvrB gene encoding excinuclease ABC subunit UvrB, which encodes MKYPYQLVSAYKPTGDQPAAIDALCAGLETGRRFQTLEGVTGSGKTFTIANVIARQKRPALVISHNKTLAAQLYAELKSFFPHNAVEFFISYYDYYQPEAYIPQTDTFIEKDASINSEIERLRLAATDSLLGRDDVIIVASVSCIYGLGSPEDYREMVLSAHAGETFGRDDVLEKLVSIQYDRNDYEPQPGTFRVRGDTVDIFPSYATHGIRVEFFGDEVDSIKRIDPLTGEIEENMDRITISPAKHFVMPAEKLEPAIARIEAELEERVKWFEQRDKLIEAQRIRMRTAYDIEMMREIGYCGGIENYSRHLGGRQAGDRPACLIDYFPDNFLTVIDESHVTLPQVRGMFNGDQARKRTLVEHGFRLPSALDNRPLEFNEFMDITGQMIFTTATPGPFEVQKSGTPVEQVIRPTGIIDPPVEVRPLSGQIDDVMEEIRSRAERGERTLVTTLTKRTAEDLTDYLKKVDLRVQYLHSDIDAIERVEILRGLRKAEFDCLIGINLLREGLDLPEVSLVAILDADKEGFLRSETALVQTAGRAARHIEGRVIMYADNITGSMQRMIDVTNRRRERQMAYNEEHGVVPQAIQKEIADSLKTLKQGAEEVEEMVVCETGESYDVNQAIREIEQEMLDAAAKLEFERAALLRDELYELKSQQEPTAPATKGARKLYVGRKKRSTRR
- a CDS encoding type II secretion system protein; the encoded protein is MKKAFTLIEIMMVVAIIALLSAIGIPALLHSHEGAKEQVKEVNIDTVNAAKDQWALLNNKPAGTTVNWDDIKYYIGGRIEYQTDLDVNGDTIILNNVGISAKYP
- a CDS encoding hybrid sensor histidine kinase/response regulator, whose translation is MSLISPVYNVCGSAALPVMYDSVALHYMALWTFVCGAALVWGVVHLRRNASMRRSAYGCEQAQAQLRQVLQHSREAIYKYDIRAQKFEFLSPACFSLTGLTAEELDALSFKDRLQLIHPDDQETVFRLMSELQSRSKADDWQGVIEYRLIHKDGLCRSMSDHLYISYDESGKAAVVSGSVRDVTQITRLEDSVRILERKFQESQKMAGLGLLASGIAHDFNNLMTVVLGNAELALLECGGTDDSVLDEIKRTTLRAAELANQMLVYTGKTTLVVSSINLSSVVREMGALLDVSISKKVKIEYCLKDDIPFVRGDVSQIRQVAMNLITNASEAIGDREGVIAISIHKVHLRAGELKDVYPMGSSPEGPYVRLEVSDTGSGMDEKTRQKIFNPLFTTKVSGRGLGLASLLNAVERHNGSVEVKSDLGRGTVFRVYFPVEKQAREDEVCIFGGEASDWRGFGTALIADDEEAILDVTNALLERLGFRVLTASNGMKAVDLYTEYAGDITFLLMDVNMPGLNGQEAVMRIRHINPKVPVLFMSGYPREEVMARFEQIPHTGFIKKPFQNNGLVTAVRTVLEASPGE
- a CDS encoding response regulator, which produces MRVLIAEDDKVTRMRLEKVLSQWGFEVEAFPNGDAAWLRLCEPDPPRMCIIDWLMPEMEGPELCRRVRDRFPEEYFYLIILSARQGVDNLIEGLNAGADDYVTKPFVGRELRSRIDVGVRVIGLERMLAKKVHQLESALEDVKQLRGLLPICSYCNKIRNDDDYWEQVESYITRFSDVEFSHSICPACYKKHVEPMLKKKEEA
- the dnaG gene encoding DNA primase; this encodes MKQIPRETIDEIRSRNDIVDVIGSYLSLKNAGGRFKALCPFHKEKTPSFTISPDRQIYHCFGCDAGGDVIRFVQEYEKVDFLTALQMLADRVGMELNFEDGDGRSSNKRELFRIHEGVAQLYHKILLEHPEGEAGRAYLMTRNLKPETVEAFNIGFAPDRFDALEKWAAHQNVPSALMEEAGLTARSERGSVYDRFRKRLMFPILDEAGRVIGFSGRLIDPNDRGGKYVNSPETPLFRKSRVLFGIDKARRAMADKRTAIVVEGQLDCIRCHEAGVTNVVASQGTALTSDHGRMIRRYADEVILVLDADAAGQKAALRSSEAFIAEELSVRVASLPAGEDPDSLILSQGPDAFMAKVNSAVSALDFLIDTSAKTENLRTDAGLMRTSRAVQNLIACASGAVQRDRMVQRAAERLGLSQSALRRDMSRHQRRTVTPAKSDVSESKPVAVQVSHPPVEVALTQLLCLYHEEVFPVVADHLPPEYVTDSDCRLVYELLLDDSQNLLERIPEGRAAVQKLAVRIQMEDSRLLGKDASPAAAAQDVVMKLWRSALKARRQRTDQIEERVRLTMQLKQLDLGWAHAVQFMVV
- a CDS encoding CvpA family protein gives rise to the protein MGFPDTFYTIDVLFGVFVLLFGVAGMLRGLAGELARLITLAVLLAVSCLFYPQLSQLAARQWAALPPAAVQAVTAAALLLSAFLLFMLLKIILRRALKEQVGVFFDRILGALLGMVFGALLGISVLCTLSLLPQERAYVMLSEKSAVGGWVCDRLTPWVYPRVLELPVFSGGRLEVPAE
- a CDS encoding ABC transporter ATP-binding protein; this translates as MIKVSNLTKRFSGYTAVDDISFEVDRGEIIGFLGPNGAGKTTTMRMLTGFLHPTRGKIEIAGCNVMTNPLEARRHIGYMPESCPLYTEMRVDEYLKFRAKIKEVPRRDLKNRLGAVKEQCGLTQVGGRIIGQLSKGYRQRVGLADSLLNEPDLLILDEPTAGLDPNQIREVRELIGRLAERHTLLLSTHILPEVEMACKRVLIIDKGKIVASDSPESLQKRLLGDAQISADILGDAQVVEDALKALESVDLVISSPQEDGWTRFTIDSASPDIRCHIFDCVVSNGWKLRELHTENRSLEDLFVTITRGNPVVEES
- a CDS encoding ABC transporter permease, whose protein sequence is MRSFLTLWRREFSALFLSPIAYVMLMFFLLVTGCGFYWLIKENLELLHSIQGLMVVIWACMLIVIPILTMRSFAEERKNGTFETLMTAPVSDTTVVAAKFIGVLSFFLLMCAPTLAYLAIIGWIKPDIISNMDPGCIGGGYQMVALIASAFIALGLFASALTSNQIIAAISTFAVMSILFFGGLFEPHLSKTPLVREVGSYMSAALHLMEASRGVFDSRSVVLYLSATLFFLFATTKAVSARR